The region AATAGAAAAGCAGTTTCGCGAGTTTGAttgtataattttgaaattagcgaatattaagatttcaaaaaatggcaacaAAATCTAGTGttaccatttaaaaaaaaactttgagtcATAGGTTCGAAACTGAAAATCCTGCAAAAAAGACCATCACGCGACTGGATTCTAAGTagaaaagtgcctgtataatgttttactTTCAGagttctatcatcagtattagcggagatatattttttcgatatcggcattttttcagttttcgcttataatttgaaaacataAGAAAGTGACCGAAAGTGAACACCTATTACTGTTGGTTTATTACTCAGGGAAAGAGAAAGAGAATGCGGGTATCAGATTTAGTCAATTATTCACCtctgatttaaaagttgtagaactaaaacatcgaaatttcgCAACCTTGtacatatttatggaaaatccTGCAAATTTAGCTGTTGAATTGTTATTAATCTTCGTCGAAATGCGAATCCAACCTTCAAAGACAAGTACATCGCCCAATTTCTCAAATAGTTAATATAAGCTGCTGCTAAAACAACGAAATTTGCCTACCCTGGACATTCttaaaattcaatcatttgaatgaaaaaactaaAGAGAATCACACTAATGAAAACGTGATTTTCTTTACATCTTTACATTTACGGAGGAAGGAAaactttcaaataataatattaacagTAACcaagaaaatgaatttattccattcgGCTTTTCCCCTTTTTataagtaattttttctattcgattctatttttttattatttagaataatgaatacatatttgaagaaaaatatcagtTATTAATGTTATTATAATACCTTCATCCTCTCAGCACAAGAGTACGATCCATGAAACCGAGGGAAAAAAATcaggaaattttaatttgaaaatttaatctCTTCAAATATGGGCAATACAGAATCccgtttcaaatttcaagtatACACTGCTAAgaggaaattgaatatttttcagcaaACAGTCATAGATCCAATAGTTTCAGAGTTATGAAATTCTTGATAGATATGTTAATTGAATAATCACACACTCAGATGTGGCCTTATCTTCTCTTAACATTTCCTTTTATGATTGATTGCGATATCTTAATTTAGAGAGAAATTACTGCACCTCAAATGATTCCGTTGTCTCAAAGCTCATAAagttaaattcaatttatacactgaaccaaaattgcacatgaTTTCCTTGAAAAAGTTGATTGTATCTATTTATTCATACagacaagccattttacattataataaaacaaaatactaTTCAAAACATAATGTCAAAAATAAACATGAATTTCCAAAATTCTAGTATCTGAATTTTCATCTAGTTATCAAGCCTTGAGATTTGAAATAATCCTTTAGTGATAAAATTGATGCAGAGAATAGATCCATTTCGCAATCATTCACTGAACGAAGTGCTCTAACGATCGGACCATTCATGTAGTTGGTATAGGGTTGAACCTTACGTGAAACGTTTCCCTGGATCTCAACAATGTTGGCCTACAGTTAAGACCTATTCGATTCAATAGGTATTCGCTTTCAACAAAATTGTTCCATAGTTTGTACACAAACATTATGTCGAATTTTTCCAGCCTAATTTCCAGTGATCTCAAATTCAGTTTGATTTGAACAATCTCGTAACTCTCATTTGATAAGGGAAGGAAGATCCAACTTGAAGGCTatccattttaaaaattttctttatacACGTTCGATATTTTGTCTGTGTACTGCATAAGCCGGTGACCAAATGATAGTAGAATGCTGCTGACATTACTACAGTAAACTGTTTTTAAAACatttaaattgttgaaatgttTCATCGTTTTTTTCATGAATCCGAGCATTTTGAACGCTCTGTTCGTTACATACTGGATTGGAAGTATAAAGTTCATTTTCGCATGGAAAGTTACtgaggaaaaaccgtttttccaTAAAGCAATTTTTTGCAAATTTAACTGGTTTTCATCAAAATGGGGAGGTCTTGAAACATTTTCTTacaaattgtttcttcatttgaacttctGGTTGtctagaaaacagaaaattttttcttgcaaaatttacGTCAGAATATTTTCTACATTTACTGAATGCTCAATCAATTCTGAATCTGAATATGTGAATATAGTGGtaatttaatattatttcgagctattccattcaaaatgaaCCTGAGAAAATTCAGATtccatattcggaaaatatatttatgtagtCGATGGTTTTATATTTGatggtcaaattttgaagttttcaatcTCGATTGTCATAAAAGCTAAAATATGGAAcctgaattttcattcaaagatGTGATATTTCGGAAATATACCTTTATACAAAAACAACAGAAATGCTTTGTTGGCAAGGCAGGACTATATGTATAACACTGCATCTACATCGACAAAATAATCCGTATAGATAAAACGTTATTTGATAAACTTCATGACCAATGGAGAAATACAGAAACGGtatgaaaaaaccgtaaaaagaTTGTTAGGTCACCTAAATCTGATGTTCAaaaaaatcgcctcagagaTGTGAATGAAATTGAGCAAAGAATAAGAAACGAAATAACTACATtgaataatgaagaaaatttgGATATAACGAACCGAGTAATGCATGGCCTCAGAAAGTGCGAAGAAGTTTAGAGGCAGGCACTTTCAACAGTTTatgtgaataacaattttgttatttcaataACTATTTCCAAAATaacacttttttcttaaagatcaaatatattgagatctttgaatgaaaattaggGCTTTATATTTTCGCTTCTattataatcaaaaataaaaactttgacaatcaaatatttatagaaccattgtcattattttccgaatatggaatatgaatttcctcaggttgattttgaatggaattgtTCAGAATGAATATAAAACTATcactatatttacatattccGATTTAGAATCTattgagcattcagaaaatatgaaagAATATCAGGAAGTgtattttgcaaaaaaataattctccgTTTTCTAGGAAACCGAAacttcaaatgaagaaacaatcgATGAGAAATTGTCTCTAgacctttttattttcaaaactaaataaattctccaaaaacttttttttgaaaaaactgttcCTCAACaactttccatgccttggttcgatagttttcacaataacatatttggaaaGCTCGTGAACCTTTGTGACCCGCTTatgtgaaacaccctgtacgttCCTCTTATTTTGCCGGCATGTATCCTTCCTTAGTAATTTTCAGTGAATAATTACAAAATTCGTCTAATCTAATGACTGAGCATTTCTCGTCCAAATTTATCTTTGAAGCTTATTCTTCATAACAAAGGCTTTGTTTTTACACCGAATAAATCCAAAATTCTTACCAATTTTACAATAACATTATATCTTAATTTGCCCATTACActcaaattatttcgaaaaacagAGTGACAGCACCATTCGCAAACTTGGATAACAAAGCACCTATTCAACATACCTATATTAAGTGCTATATTCTATAATGAGCTTTAGATAACTAAAAAAGGGGGAGTGGTCCAGAAAAACGTGCTACTAGTACTATATAATAACAGCAAGCTAGAACCGAACACAATTCAGTATTATCCTGTAATGGGAAGAGAGGTAACAAGAGCAAGATCGAAGTTTTCACCTCAGTGTTTTTTGCGATATAAGAAATGTAAATTACTGAAATTTCATCTGCAACGGCAGAAGTGCGAATTTTTCTcgattcaaaaaaaatattctgatcTGAGTTCATTACTTGCGGAATATCCTAAATTTTTCAACTTAGTGCATATATCGGAAGGCTGAACCATGAATTCGTCAAGTCAACCTTCAAGTAAGTACAATTAAGTTTTTTCTATAAAATGTATACCTGTAGTTGAAATCATTTAGGTACAtcgtatttttttattttcttaaaatttttccatagaATTATTCCATTGAATTTTATGTCATCCTCAATTTTATGTAGTGACCTATAATCTTTGTATTATTGATACTAacatataattttgatttttgagtTACTTCCTAAAACGCATTCATTTTCGTAAAAATCTTAAAAGTTCGTGTGATCAATTTTAGGTCCATATTAACGGTTGTCCATAAACTTcttcagatatttcaatgaaaataatacgaACTCAAGTGATTTACATCCTTGTATAAATGACTTAGGAACATAAGTAATAAGTTATTATTGTAGttgcaaattttgaaaataatttataaatttacCAAATCTGACCACAATAAATAGTTCCAAAACTTTCATAATATGTGACTGACACAATGATGAATGCAAATTTTGGATTGAATGTTGTGGAAAAAGCGCTTGTAGAGTTTAATActtcttttgaattattgtattgtttctgacaaattcaatgtttttattaattattaatgtcTTTTTTCTTCTGAATTCAGATACTTGCCGGATTTGCAAGGGTGAATACCAACAAATCATAAATGGTTGTGCAACTGAGACAACACCTTTAATAGAACGAAGACGTGAAAGAAGAAGACGCTGTACTGACAGATATGAATACCTCTTTCTGGGAATCATTCTTTTCATACTGTTCGCAGGAATGACGATTGGATTCTATTTGCTTATGATCGAAAGTAAGTATATAGAGCTTTTTTATAGTTGAATAACAAGGAAGGTTTAAGCTAACCGAGCGTTTTACAAAACTTTAATTGTTTATTACAGTTTTGATTAGTTGAGCAGACATTAATAAGATGAGCATAATGCTCTCCAGATAGAACCTTGATAACTATTGTCAAATTCAActtattttcgattttcaaatccacaaaaCTGTCATTTTAAATGGCCAATTCTTTACTCTTGATCAAAAAAGAACCTGAGGGTTCGGGTTATAATCTGTAATGAATGATGTCGAGCTCTTCAATGAGCAGAATTATCCTCATTgttcaatatgatttttttttcgaaattgaaaaaatttatatcaattttcgatttaaactCAGTGAATAATGAGAAAATATGTTTTATACCACTATATTTCTTAAAAGTTAAATTGAACAGATTTGAGTGATTTCACGCAAATTTAATCCGTCTTTATGATCATCAATTGAATGGGTTAGCTtataattcttttatattattttaatttatttctttaaTCCAAGAAATATTTAGTTTTTGCGATTCAACTATATCATACGTAAAATATTACCTTTTTAACGAAATTGCTAATAGAGTTTAACATTGTCAACGGAATCATATTAAATTAAAGCAAATCAACACTCTTCCAAGTTGATGTTTCAATTCGAAGAAGAATCATCAATATACAAATTGTTAGATTATAATTATAACAAattaaaaacaagaaaaaacatAATAGTGATAATAAACTTAAAATGTGATCCATTGATTTCAATGGATCCTATTACATTTTTGAACTTAAACTCTctagtttttccaataaatctgtAATTTTCCCATTATTTCACTTTGTACATCAAAGCTTCACTATGTTCTATTAAGAGAAAATCTTAGATTTTTAGTCACCCGAAAGGTAAATCAGAAGATGTCGAACCAAACGcgaaaattgatgaatttcattttcaagtcATTAGTCTCGAGAATTTGCATCGTGTATTAAAATTGCAGATGACCTAATTAATTAATACTCTGTGAAATATTCGAATTCTATTGAAAGTTGAAGCATTATATTAGAGAGCACGTCAAAATTGCGCCAAACCCCCTGTACTATTGTTGTCCTCGAAAGTTTTGTCTAGGAATTTGTTCAGCACATTGTGATATCTTTGATATTCATATTTgatcataaataattaattgtgtCAACTCTGGAATGTTTACATTAAAATCAGGACCCAAATTCCTCATAAAAGTAAAATTACAACTTTTGGCGGACAAGATTGAAGCAAGATAAGACATCATCCTGACTTATTGGCCAATTGGTAATCTTTTCCACTTCGTCATCAATCGAAGATTTATGAAATATGAACAACaatcatttattgaattaacctccaacaaaaaaattttattaaattcgtcgattaattcaaaattcaactaGCATAAAAAAGTATTGTCCATTTCTATGGCCCAGTATGATAATCTATAATAcctatgttttttctttgttttcgaTTGACCCATTTCACATATaaatgtatagtatatccaaagtcacttgaactagtccataaaaacgcttggccatagatgtcccttcgAAGTAGATACCgtgatccgctaaataccggggtttatttgaaagtattgttaggcaataaattcactggccccgaAGAAATTGCTGGACACTTGGAACACccttttataattgaaatattcaacttcgtccaagtgactttggatatactatacaccATATTAGTGTTCTGTAATTTACAGTCCAGTCTGACTCTTCACTGAacatatcttttatttctccAGAGCGCGAAATTGAACCAGCTCATGTAGTTCTATTGGCCGACAGAGAAAATTGGGATGCAGCTGATGTAGAAAACTACGAATATCTCAATGCACCAAGCAATAAATTGATTCTAGTCTTCACTAATACTCCCAATTGCTATGATCAGCCAAACTGTACAAAGGAAGTACATAAGATGCAAGAAGAAAGTttacgaaataataaaactgaTATTCCATATAATTTCCTCCTCGCAGAAGACACCAGAATTTACGAAGGTAGAGGATGGAAATATGCCCCAGATATATCGCCTTACAGTGATAACTCATCATTGGCTTTTGCCTTTATGGGTAAGTTCATAATTTTGCTTCACATATATtgcttttttcaaaaaaattttatgttttatgtTGGTGACTTTCATGATCAAACAAATACTTTGTTCAATTTCGGTTCATTTCTAATTCCTCCATGAAATTCAAACACCAAAGAAATGGTTGATCGGTCTATAATAGTTTTGGGAAACCAACCTTTAATACATAATAGATGCATCGAACAATGTTTCAAAGTTATAACTTATTTCTAATAGTAGTATATTCTCGAAGTATTAGATAGCTCCTCATATCCtataaaaaatttgtaaatacaATCTTTCATtgtttgaattcaatttcaGTCCACCCAGTGACGTAATTATATTAAAAGATTTCTCTTACATTTTAGGTATCCCTTGCAAAACAGATGTGTCTGCCCTTGAGGAACAGCTTTTCGTTTTGATAAACCTTTCGATCTCACACCACAAACTCAACCGCTGCTTTCAGGTTTTGACAAGGCCTGAAGAAAGTCCGTATCTCAGAGAAATTACTGATCGTATTCAGTCTACATTCTGCAGGAAAACTAAGTGTCtatactgattttttttattttttggaatatttttctatcaataTTGTGTCATGACTTTtacaaattatatatttttttactttCTGAATGActaaatatatgtattttcaaatatttgtcAATTTTGATAATTTGCCCAATGAGAGAAAAGATCaataaatgaaaacttcaaataagtataatatatattattataaatgaatcaaataagaacaCGAAggattttcatttaaataaaaaagacAGAGGCGTATACAGAAAAGATAATGCGAGAAATAAGAAGTTTTTTCATAGGAATAAATCACTGTTGGTATTCTGCCTGCATGTAccaggtttttcaccataatttgaccccccctttaacgtAGTTACTGaaggaggtacaaaaaaatgtatgaaaaagagctagtcaaatatagaagaatatacagg is a window of Harmonia axyridis chromosome 2, icHarAxyr1.1, whole genome shotgun sequence DNA encoding:
- the LOC123672446 gene encoding peptidoglycan recognition protein 4-like, with protein sequence MTIGFYLLMIEKREIEPAHVVLLADRENWDAADVENYEYLNAPSNKLILVFTNTPNCYDQPNCTKEVHKMQEESLRNNKTDIPYNFLLAEDTRIYEGRGWKYAPDISPYSDNSSLAFAFMGIPCKTDVSALEEQLFVLINLSISHHKLNRCFQVLTRPEESPYLREITDRIQSTFCRKTKCLY